Proteins found in one Paenibacillus dendritiformis genomic segment:
- a CDS encoding Crp/Fnr family transcriptional regulator, giving the protein MIPNQENIKYLSQFNLLHSLSEEDLIEMDQLTSITTIRKNTFIQTPDSSPQGLYFVKRGTIRLFKLTAEGKQFTLDILREGNVFGEVDLISFGTRYLYIETLEECDICLMDKERFESFIIHRPRFMLNLIKVMSERIIGMSDLAQHLALGNLQDKIIYALLKLADQFGLIDDHDYYRIDYSISQQEIAHLVGASREAVTASLQELAAAGVIKTGFKTIFIHREKLRERQRG; this is encoded by the coding sequence ATGATACCGAATCAGGAGAACATTAAATATTTATCGCAGTTTAATCTGCTGCATTCCCTGTCCGAAGAAGATTTGATCGAGATGGATCAATTAACCTCGATTACGACCATCCGGAAGAATACATTTATTCAAACGCCGGATTCGAGTCCGCAAGGGCTGTATTTCGTGAAGAGGGGAACGATCCGGCTGTTCAAGCTGACGGCCGAGGGCAAGCAGTTCACTCTCGATATTTTGCGCGAGGGCAATGTATTCGGGGAAGTGGATCTCATCTCGTTCGGCACGAGATATCTGTATATCGAGACGTTGGAGGAATGCGATATCTGCCTGATGGATAAAGAACGGTTCGAATCGTTCATCATCCATCGCCCCCGGTTCATGCTTAATCTCATCAAGGTAATGAGCGAGCGTATCATCGGGATGAGTGATCTGGCGCAGCATTTGGCTCTTGGCAATCTGCAAGATAAAATCATATACGCCTTGCTGAAGCTGGCGGATCAATTCGGTCTGATCGACGATCATGATTATTACCGGATCGACTATTCGATCTCGCAGCAGGAGATCGCGCATCTCGTCGGCGCCAGCCGGGAAGCCGTTACGGCGTCGCTGCAGGAGCTCGCGGCAGCGGGAGTTATCAAGACGGGATTCAAGACGATCTTCATTCATCGCGAGAAGCTTCGGGAGAGACAGCGCGGGTAA
- a CDS encoding YybH family protein, translating to MSYKNALDRYIEATNSHDFSNVGKWVDSNAVYWFSDKTCTTPEEIQRYFENAWETVKEEKYSVTDVVWIAEDENSAACIYTYHWEGFIDGRYGSGKGRGTNVLVKRNDGWKIVHEHLSGQVA from the coding sequence ATGAGCTACAAAAATGCGCTAGACAGATACATTGAAGCGACCAACAGTCATGATTTCTCGAATGTCGGTAAATGGGTCGACAGCAACGCGGTTTACTGGTTCTCGGACAAGACATGCACGACGCCGGAAGAGATCCAGCGTTATTTTGAGAACGCATGGGAGACCGTGAAGGAGGAGAAATATTCAGTTACGGACGTAGTCTGGATTGCGGAAGACGAGAATTCGGCCGCTTGCATTTATACGTATCATTGGGAAGGGTTCATTGATGGCCGGTATGGTTCCGGCAAGGGACGCGGGACGAACGTCTTGGTGAAGCGTAATGACGGGTGGAAAATTGTTCACGAGCATTTGAGCGGGCAAGTAGCATGA
- a CDS encoding carbohydrate ABC transporter permease: MHYKPSPSRVAFQIINGIVLAAITLLGIIPFIHLLAVSFSSNSAAVAGQVRLWPVEFTWDAYVYLGQKAEFFQSLWVSMQRVVLGTIISMLLCVLSAYPLSRETSDFKSRTAYVWFFVITMFFGGGLIPTYMVVKNAGLLNTIWALIIPGALSVWNMVMLLNFFRNIPKDLDEAAIMDGAGHGSLLFRIYLPVSLPAIATILLFTIIGHWNSWFDGIIYMNSPDNYPLQTYLSTLITSSNKESISVDELATMQSYGEKTLRTAQIFLGALPIMAVYPFLQKYFVKGITVGSVKG, encoded by the coding sequence ATGCATTACAAGCCATCGCCCTCCAGAGTGGCATTTCAAATCATTAACGGCATTGTGCTGGCAGCCATTACGCTGCTCGGCATCATTCCGTTCATTCATCTGTTGGCCGTCTCGTTCAGCTCGAACTCGGCCGCCGTGGCCGGTCAAGTCCGGCTGTGGCCTGTGGAGTTCACCTGGGATGCTTATGTCTATCTCGGGCAAAAGGCAGAATTCTTCCAATCGCTCTGGGTCTCCATGCAGCGCGTCGTGCTCGGGACGATCATCAGCATGCTGCTGTGCGTGCTGTCAGCCTATCCGCTATCCAGGGAAACGAGCGACTTCAAGTCCCGCACCGCTTATGTATGGTTTTTTGTCATCACGATGTTTTTCGGCGGCGGGCTGATTCCGACGTACATGGTCGTCAAGAACGCCGGCTTGCTGAATACGATCTGGGCCCTCATTATCCCTGGGGCGCTGAGTGTCTGGAATATGGTCATGCTGCTGAACTTTTTCCGCAATATTCCGAAGGATCTGGATGAAGCGGCGATTATGGACGGTGCCGGGCACGGGTCGCTGCTGTTCCGGATTTACTTGCCGGTCTCTCTGCCCGCCATCGCCACGATTCTGCTGTTCACGATTATCGGCCACTGGAATTCCTGGTTCGACGGCATTATTTACATGAATTCTCCGGACAATTATCCGCTGCAGACGTATCTGTCGACGCTGATCACCTCTTCGAATAAGGAGAGCATATCTGTCGATGAGCTGGCGACGATGCAGAGCTATGGGGAAAAGACGCTGCGCACGGCGCAGATCTTCCTCGGGGCGCTGCCGATTATGGCGGTCTATCCATTTTTGCAGAAGTATTTTGTGAAAGGCATTACGGTAGGCAGCGTCAAAGGTTGA
- a CDS encoding extracellular solute-binding protein, protein MRTRLSNTIFIWTLLLSLVFVSTLAGCGSRQGASPPGGETPAAAVENEISADPLWKYPEPVKVTQVIGYGAPEDPKTPKGTTPATNAYLKKLKEMLNIEVEFLWQVPSDQAQQKFSLAIASGDLPDVFEIGITDYEKFKEDDMLEDLTEAYEKYASPELKAYVEADGGKTLEMYKSDGKILALPNFEDPFMSAQILWLRKDWLDKLNLSVPQTMDELEKVAEAFVNQDPDRNGKKDTYGIAFNKDLVSWGFDARGFFYSMGAYPKAWIKNAEGALVPGEIQPETKAALERMNQWYSKGLIDKEFAFKDIDKVVEDVVAGKVGISFGEWWYPNWPLNMNLDQNPEAEWIAVPIPSYDGKPGQTLIPSQRLSRIYAVRKGYEHPEAIIKMANFYLELEKPKYKDEVKAENGYVYNWYQPRFYNPFDFETAYTEVNEALKNKKEQIDSDNPTSVEVFDAATKYLQGDKAMWGMYTSRAAEDGGWGITRQLRDKPYVVNEFYGTATPTMTEKSASLNKMTDEMFTKIIMGSAPISEFEKYVESWKKLGGQDIMDEVNEWYANK, encoded by the coding sequence ATGAGAACACGCTTGAGCAACACCATATTTATCTGGACGCTGCTGCTATCGCTTGTCTTCGTCTCCACACTGGCCGGTTGCGGAAGCAGGCAGGGGGCCTCTCCGCCAGGGGGCGAGACGCCGGCCGCGGCAGTAGAAAACGAGATCTCGGCCGATCCGCTCTGGAAGTACCCGGAGCCCGTCAAGGTTACACAGGTTATCGGCTATGGCGCGCCGGAGGATCCGAAGACGCCGAAGGGGACGACGCCGGCGACGAATGCGTACTTGAAGAAGCTGAAGGAGATGCTGAACATCGAGGTTGAGTTCCTCTGGCAGGTGCCGAGCGATCAGGCGCAGCAGAAGTTCTCGCTCGCCATCGCGTCAGGCGACTTGCCGGACGTATTCGAGATCGGGATTACGGATTATGAGAAATTCAAGGAAGACGACATGCTGGAGGACTTGACGGAAGCGTACGAGAAGTATGCTTCGCCGGAGCTGAAGGCTTATGTGGAAGCGGATGGCGGCAAGACACTTGAGATGTACAAGAGCGACGGGAAAATATTGGCGCTGCCGAATTTCGAAGATCCGTTCATGTCGGCCCAGATATTGTGGCTGCGCAAGGATTGGCTCGATAAGCTGAATCTCAGCGTTCCGCAGACCATGGACGAGCTGGAGAAGGTCGCTGAAGCGTTCGTCAATCAGGATCCGGACAGGAACGGCAAAAAGGACACATACGGGATCGCGTTCAATAAGGATCTGGTCTCCTGGGGCTTCGACGCGCGCGGCTTCTTCTATTCGATGGGGGCTTATCCGAAGGCCTGGATCAAAAATGCGGAGGGCGCCCTCGTGCCGGGCGAAATTCAGCCTGAGACGAAAGCGGCGCTGGAGCGCATGAATCAATGGTACAGCAAAGGCCTGATTGACAAGGAGTTCGCGTTCAAGGACATTGACAAGGTCGTCGAGGATGTCGTCGCGGGGAAGGTGGGGATCTCGTTCGGAGAATGGTGGTATCCGAATTGGCCGCTCAACATGAACCTGGATCAGAATCCGGAAGCCGAATGGATTGCGGTCCCGATTCCGTCCTATGACGGCAAGCCGGGGCAGACGCTGATTCCTAGCCAGCGGCTGAGCCGGATCTACGCTGTGCGCAAAGGGTATGAGCATCCCGAAGCGATCATCAAGATGGCCAACTTCTATCTGGAGTTGGAGAAGCCGAAGTACAAGGATGAGGTCAAAGCTGAAAACGGCTATGTCTATAACTGGTATCAGCCGCGCTTTTACAATCCGTTCGATTTTGAGACCGCTTACACGGAAGTAAATGAAGCGTTGAAGAACAAGAAGGAGCAGATTGATTCGGATAATCCGACCTCGGTGGAGGTGTTCGATGCCGCCACGAAGTATTTGCAAGGCGACAAAGCCATGTGGGGCATGTACACGAGCCGTGCCGCGGAAGACGGAGGCTGGGGAATTACGCGCCAGCTGCGGGATAAACCGTATGTAGTCAATGAATTCTATGGCACCGCCACCCCGACGATGACGGAAAAGAGCGCCTCCCTCAACAAAATGACGGATGAGATGTTCACGAAGATCATTATGGGCTCCGCCCCCATCAGCGAATTCGAAAAGTATGTAGAGAGCTGGAAGAAGCTTGGCGGGCAGGACATTATGGACGAAGTGAACGAATGGTACGCCAACAAGTAA
- a CDS encoding Gfo/Idh/MocA family protein → MKKVKLALIGAGLRGVNYTNYALEHPGEVEVVAVAEPVEDRRMSFKQAHRLPDEMCYADWREMLNQPKLADAVLICTQDYMHYEPTMRALECGYHVLLEKPMSPDPLECIRMGERARRSGLVFSICHVLRYTRFFGTMKQMLEEGRIGRLMSIQHNENVGYWHQAHSFVRGNWRNADETSPMILAKSCHDMDILLWLAGDSCTNVSSFGSLSHFTAENAPAGAPKRCLDGCPAAEDCLYYAPKTYLTDEDNWMKLAISDDQSYEGRLKAIQEGPYGRCVYHCDNNVVDHQVVSMDFRNEVTAVFTMSAFTKECSRTIKLMGTEGEIRGAMEKNEIELIRFDRNEPELISLETPGGHAGHGGGDEGLIRDFIRLVADGGMAQGLTSADISVQSHMMAFAAEQARVTGQVVHMPAYLERFASATT, encoded by the coding sequence ATGAAGAAAGTGAAGCTGGCCCTGATCGGGGCGGGACTTCGGGGAGTCAACTACACGAATTATGCCCTCGAACATCCCGGCGAGGTCGAAGTCGTCGCGGTGGCCGAACCGGTGGAAGACAGACGGATGAGCTTCAAGCAGGCGCACCGGCTGCCGGATGAGATGTGCTATGCGGATTGGCGCGAGATGCTGAATCAGCCGAAGCTGGCGGATGCCGTTCTCATCTGCACGCAGGACTATATGCATTATGAGCCGACGATGCGGGCGCTGGAGTGCGGTTATCATGTCCTGCTGGAGAAGCCGATGTCCCCGGATCCGCTGGAATGCATCCGAATGGGAGAGCGGGCGAGACGATCGGGGCTCGTATTCTCGATCTGCCACGTGCTGCGCTATACCCGATTTTTCGGCACCATGAAGCAGATGCTGGAGGAAGGCCGCATCGGACGGCTGATGTCCATTCAGCATAATGAGAATGTCGGCTACTGGCATCAGGCGCACAGCTTCGTGCGCGGCAATTGGCGGAATGCGGACGAGACGAGTCCGATGATTCTGGCGAAATCGTGCCACGATATGGACATTCTGCTGTGGCTGGCCGGAGATTCATGCACGAATGTCTCTTCCTTCGGCAGCTTGAGCCATTTCACGGCCGAGAATGCGCCGGCCGGCGCCCCGAAGCGATGTCTTGACGGCTGCCCGGCTGCGGAGGATTGCTTGTATTATGCGCCGAAAACGTATTTGACGGACGAAGACAACTGGATGAAGCTCGCCATCAGCGACGATCAGAGCTATGAAGGGCGGCTGAAGGCGATCCAGGAAGGGCCGTACGGGCGCTGTGTCTATCACTGCGACAACAATGTCGTCGACCATCAGGTGGTGAGTATGGACTTCCGCAATGAAGTAACGGCCGTGTTCACGATGTCCGCCTTCACGAAGGAATGCTCGCGGACAATCAAGCTGATGGGGACGGAAGGCGAGATTCGCGGTGCAATGGAAAAGAACGAAATCGAACTGATCCGCTTTGACCGGAACGAGCCGGAGCTGATCTCCCTGGAGACGCCTGGCGGCCATGCCGGCCATGGGGGAGGCGACGAAGGCTTGATCCGCGACTTCATTCGTCTCGTGGCGGACGGCGGCATGGCCCAAGGCCTGACATCTGCAGATATTTCCGTGCAGAGCCACATGATGGCCTTTGCGGCGGAACAGGCCAGAGTCACTGGCCAGGTCGTTCATATGCCTGCGTACCTGGAGCGATTCGCATCCGCCACAACCTAA
- a CDS encoding ABC transporter permease yields the protein MLNATKAQIAVTPRHKRRIRTLPLHLMLLPGVIITLIFAYGPMFGIVMAFQKYTPSKGFFGSKWVGFKNFEYIFNMPDFYQVLWNTIIIAVLKIIFSLLVPLLLALLLQEIRRSWIVRTVQTSVFLPFFLSWTILAGVIFEIFSLHGPLNSILAYFGAEPIMFMGDKSWFRGILIGSDVWKGMGYNMIIFLAAILGINPNLYEAAEIDGAGRWKQVLHITLPGIVPIIVLLATLSLGSVLNAGFEQILLLYNPLVYESADVIDTLVYRMGLIDQQFSPAAAFGLFKSVVSVILVSISYYLAYRFTNYRIF from the coding sequence ATGTTGAATGCAACGAAAGCTCAGATTGCCGTTACGCCGCGTCATAAGCGGCGTATCCGTACCTTGCCGCTCCATCTCATGCTGCTTCCCGGCGTAATCATCACGCTGATTTTCGCTTACGGTCCGATGTTCGGCATCGTCATGGCCTTTCAGAAGTATACGCCGTCGAAGGGCTTTTTCGGCTCCAAATGGGTCGGCTTCAAAAACTTCGAGTACATCTTCAATATGCCGGACTTCTATCAGGTGCTGTGGAATACGATTATCATCGCGGTTCTGAAAATTATTTTCTCGCTGCTTGTGCCGCTGCTATTGGCTTTACTCCTTCAGGAAATCAGGAGAAGCTGGATCGTCCGAACCGTACAGACGAGCGTATTTCTGCCGTTCTTCCTCTCCTGGACGATATTGGCGGGGGTCATTTTCGAGATTTTCTCGCTGCATGGTCCGCTTAACTCGATTCTCGCTTACTTCGGGGCGGAGCCGATCATGTTCATGGGGGACAAAAGCTGGTTCCGCGGCATCCTGATCGGTTCGGACGTATGGAAGGGGATGGGCTACAACATGATCATCTTCCTTGCTGCGATTCTCGGCATCAATCCCAATCTGTATGAAGCCGCGGAGATTGACGGTGCGGGAAGATGGAAGCAGGTGCTCCATATTACGCTGCCGGGCATCGTGCCGATCATCGTGCTGCTCGCCACGCTGAGTCTGGGGTCCGTGCTGAATGCCGGCTTCGAGCAGATCCTGCTGCTCTATAACCCGCTCGTGTATGAGAGTGCGGATGTCATTGATACGCTGGTGTACCGGATGGGGCTGATTGATCAGCAATTTTCGCCGGCGGCGGCTTTTGGGTTGTTCAAGTCGGTCGTCTCGGTTATCCTCGTATCCATTTCTTATTACTTGGCCTATCGCTTCACGAATTACCGCATATTCTAG
- a CDS encoding putative ABC transporter permease, whose protein sequence is MFHPAGELVPHSSFLYEAAAVVFFFTVYSLLGWLLENVYSLATTRVFFKDGFLWGPFKPMYGFAPLLVVSFAKPDTHWTVVLLLCFLVPTCVEYVSGWLLQTFFGRQWWDYSNLPLQLHGHICLSYSLCWVFLSYLCLRWIHPVLVAVYRAAEPYWQWLFPAAVLYFAMELLFAIRRHSPQDESAEEQQPSPAP, encoded by the coding sequence ATGTTTCATCCGGCAGGGGAACTGGTGCCGCATTCATCGTTCCTGTATGAGGCGGCGGCCGTTGTATTCTTTTTTACTGTCTACTCGTTATTAGGCTGGTTGCTGGAAAATGTGTATAGTCTGGCTACGACGCGCGTCTTTTTCAAGGATGGGTTTCTATGGGGGCCGTTCAAGCCAATGTACGGCTTTGCGCCGCTGCTCGTTGTCTCTTTTGCCAAGCCAGATACGCATTGGACTGTCGTCCTCTTGCTCTGCTTCCTCGTGCCCACCTGCGTGGAATATGTGAGCGGATGGCTGCTTCAGACCTTTTTCGGGCGCCAATGGTGGGATTACTCGAACCTGCCCCTGCAGCTTCACGGTCATATTTGCCTGTCCTATTCCCTATGCTGGGTCTTCCTCTCCTACCTGTGCCTGCGGTGGATCCATCCTGTTCTCGTCGCCGTCTATCGGGCGGCTGAGCCGTACTGGCAATGGCTGTTCCCGGCTGCCGTATTGTATTTCGCCATGGAGCTGCTGTTCGCTATCCGGCGCCACTCGCCGCAGGACGAATCGGCGGAGGAACAGCAGCCGAGCCCGGCCCCGTAG
- a CDS encoding sensor histidine kinase, which yields MKRLNLQVYQKVIIVFAALVIPMTAITIAVNMNAVSYLKAKILESTRDKVNYYRDQLNNQITFIRNQHLAFMTDANLEELSFKADALTKYEELLLIRRIQDRLQTMANSSEFVQDAAVYIESTGRVVSLGDGIRPFIPGSKWDAIRQIALAQKQPFYLHNGRMYFVETSKNETITTYIQIPQDHMLALSEKMIPKQGDNGFFLADDRFRSIISSSRRYDIESGIAQHMMQQKDGRWQEGSFRIAYNNMNYLIIYDRVNALGCTLYTYIDEREITGVISKYNWLIGAAAAAALIIIVIFAMSVNQMIHKPLRHLIRAFRKIEMDPQQLTAASTFPNNEFTYLNHSFDRMRSELSASIQLNYEHKLLLQQSELRQLQSQINPHFLYNGFYNVYRMCRAEDVEGAAELSLKLATYYEFITRSGSDEVPLEREYEHAEVYCDIQRIRFARSVHIAIEPLPEAVAKLPVPRLIIQPIVENAFKHAFERERKRETCLLAVEYEAEEIAIRVEDSGKALTDETIEALNKQFANPAAVTEKTGLINVCNRLQLRYGGKSRMKASRSRLGGLCIELLLPAHPEGGSEDVPYLDRR from the coding sequence GTGAAAAGATTGAACTTGCAGGTATATCAGAAGGTGATTATCGTGTTCGCGGCATTAGTCATTCCGATGACAGCGATAACGATCGCCGTCAATATGAATGCGGTGTCTTACCTGAAGGCCAAAATTCTGGAATCGACCCGAGACAAGGTCAATTATTACCGCGACCAGTTGAACAACCAGATTACGTTCATCCGCAACCAGCATCTCGCCTTCATGACGGACGCCAATCTGGAGGAGCTCAGCTTCAAGGCGGACGCCCTCACCAAGTATGAGGAACTGCTTCTGATCCGGCGGATACAAGATCGATTGCAAACGATGGCCAATTCAAGTGAATTCGTGCAGGATGCCGCGGTCTACATCGAGTCCACCGGGCGTGTCGTGTCGCTCGGGGACGGGATTCGGCCATTCATTCCGGGCAGCAAATGGGACGCGATCAGACAGATCGCGCTGGCGCAGAAGCAGCCTTTTTATTTGCATAACGGCCGCATGTATTTTGTCGAGACCTCGAAAAATGAGACGATCACGACCTACATCCAGATTCCTCAGGACCATATGCTCGCGTTATCCGAGAAGATGATACCGAAGCAGGGCGACAATGGATTCTTCCTGGCCGATGACCGCTTCCGATCGATTATCAGTTCCTCGCGCCGGTACGATATCGAGAGCGGAATTGCGCAGCATATGATGCAGCAGAAGGACGGCAGATGGCAGGAAGGGAGCTTCCGGATCGCTTACAATAATATGAACTACTTAATCATTTATGACCGTGTCAATGCGTTGGGCTGCACGCTGTACACCTATATCGACGAGAGAGAGATTACAGGCGTCATCAGCAAATACAATTGGCTTATCGGTGCGGCCGCCGCCGCAGCGCTGATCATTATTGTCATTTTTGCCATGTCGGTCAATCAGATGATTCATAAGCCGCTGCGCCATCTCATTCGCGCGTTCCGCAAAATCGAAATGGATCCGCAGCAGTTGACGGCCGCCTCCACATTCCCCAACAATGAGTTTACCTACTTGAATCACAGCTTCGACCGGATGCGGAGCGAATTGAGCGCTTCGATTCAGCTCAATTACGAGCATAAGCTGCTGCTTCAGCAATCGGAGCTGCGCCAGCTGCAATCCCAGATCAATCCGCATTTTCTGTATAACGGGTTCTATAATGTGTACCGGATGTGCCGGGCGGAGGATGTGGAAGGGGCGGCCGAGTTGTCGCTGAAGCTGGCTACTTATTATGAATTCATCACCCGGAGCGGAAGCGATGAGGTGCCGCTGGAGCGGGAATATGAGCATGCAGAGGTCTATTGCGACATTCAGCGCATCCGCTTCGCGCGCTCCGTCCATATCGCCATCGAGCCGCTTCCGGAAGCCGTTGCGAAGCTTCCTGTGCCGCGGCTCATCATTCAACCGATTGTCGAGAATGCGTTCAAGCATGCGTTCGAGCGGGAGAGGAAGCGGGAGACATGCTTGCTTGCGGTAGAGTACGAGGCGGAAGAGATCGCGATTCGGGTGGAAGACAGCGGCAAAGCGTTGACCGATGAGACCATTGAGGCATTGAACAAGCAGTTCGCGAACCCGGCTGCCGTAACCGAGAAGACAGGGTTGATTAATGTATGCAACCGCTTGCAGCTCCGATATGGCGGCAAGAGCCGCATGAAGGCGAGCCGGAGCCGGCTGGGCGGCCTATGCATTGAGCTACTCTTGCCTGCACATCCAGAGGGAGGGTCTGAAGATGTACCGTATCTTGATCGTCGATGA
- a CDS encoding response regulator transcription factor, which translates to MYRILIVDDDAIVVEGLSQLLAAHYKEELDICKAYGSEEASDMMKRTKLDIVISDIDMPWKSGLDMADDIMRYWPKCRIIFLTGYSDFNYIYSAMKKRASHFILKTENDEHLLRVVQSVLDELDGERKKQDVLRHAHTELEFLRPLLTREWLQALLEQPEAGHALMAKGGGEWAIQAGNPFLLLVGSARWKEEISWETKVQSYGYVLNVFKELLPPLLAANGFVMHDSLFVWLIQPRKEDAAFRNTDGSVAWDQVADYLRGTLENIQNEFISLLKLEVSFLFHRQPLGWDTWKRELDYLQQKVQRCISGKVHLTIADVGRLQQDDDTERWVQEVHSFIASHLSDDLSLVRIAEKVHMNPSYLSRYYKQVTGRNLSEYISDTRLEAAKRWIVEERMKFHDIAFRLGFNSPSYFTTFFKKLTGQTPQEYREAHLPK; encoded by the coding sequence ATGTACCGTATCTTGATCGTCGATGACGACGCCATCGTAGTGGAGGGATTATCGCAGTTGCTTGCTGCGCATTACAAGGAGGAGCTCGATATTTGCAAGGCGTACGGCTCCGAGGAAGCGTCGGATATGATGAAAAGAACGAAGCTGGATATCGTCATCAGCGATATCGACATGCCGTGGAAGTCAGGGCTCGACATGGCGGATGACATCATGCGCTATTGGCCGAAATGCCGCATCATTTTTTTGACCGGCTACAGCGACTTCAATTACATTTACAGCGCGATGAAGAAAAGAGCCTCGCATTTCATCCTGAAGACCGAGAATGACGAGCATCTGCTCCGTGTCGTCCAAAGTGTGCTCGATGAGCTGGATGGAGAGCGGAAGAAGCAGGATGTGCTGCGGCACGCGCATACGGAGCTGGAATTCTTGCGTCCGCTGCTTACGAGAGAGTGGCTTCAGGCGCTGCTGGAGCAGCCGGAAGCGGGACATGCCCTCATGGCCAAGGGCGGCGGGGAATGGGCGATTCAGGCCGGGAACCCCTTTCTGCTGCTGGTCGGCAGCGCCCGCTGGAAGGAGGAGATCTCGTGGGAGACGAAGGTGCAGAGCTACGGCTATGTGCTGAATGTGTTCAAGGAACTGCTTCCTCCGCTGCTTGCGGCGAATGGCTTCGTCATGCATGACTCCTTGTTCGTCTGGCTGATTCAGCCCCGGAAGGAGGATGCGGCGTTCCGGAACACCGACGGCAGCGTCGCTTGGGATCAGGTTGCCGATTATTTAAGAGGGACGCTGGAGAACATCCAGAATGAGTTCATCTCCTTGCTGAAGCTCGAAGTATCCTTCCTCTTCCACCGCCAGCCATTGGGATGGGACACGTGGAAGCGGGAGCTCGATTATTTGCAGCAGAAGGTGCAGCGCTGTATATCGGGGAAGGTTCATCTGACGATAGCGGACGTCGGGCGGCTGCAGCAGGATGACGATACCGAACGCTGGGTGCAGGAGGTGCACTCGTTCATCGCCAGCCATCTGAGCGATGATCTGTCCCTCGTCCGCATTGCCGAGAAGGTTCATATGAATCCGAGCTATCTGTCCCGGTATTACAAGCAGGTGACCGGCCGCAATCTGTCCGAATATATTTCGGATACCCGGCTGGAGGCCGCGAAGAGATGGATAGTGGAGGAGCGGATGAAATTCCATGATATCGCCTTCCGTCTTGGCTTCAATTCCCCGTCGTATTTTACGACCTTCTTCAAAAAGCTGACTGGACAGACCCCACAGGAATACCGGGAAGCTCATCTTCCGAAATGA
- a CDS encoding DNA alkylation repair protein, whose translation MKQETKGPVPEAIMQRTGARRAGDIPPEVLELLHRGQLETVNLTEWLAVDHEKLLGQIVREHGLEPELEAIMSPLARLGERKMMTVIPAVAAGWLDLMERVSAQDRARIFGELAGHRSDSVRCWAAYVIGLDQRLRLEDKLAGIRPFAADSHFGVREIAWMAVREPIARELQAAIGLLGDWAQDADANVRRFAIEATRPRGVWAKHIAALKQDPALGLPLLEAVKSDPVKYVQDSVGNWLNDAAKTNPEWVLRLCDDWLEASDTKATRRIAARATRSITKGRT comes from the coding sequence ATGAAGCAAGAAACGAAAGGCCCTGTACCCGAGGCGATTATGCAGCGGACCGGGGCGCGCCGGGCGGGTGACATTCCGCCGGAGGTGCTCGAGCTGCTGCACCGCGGCCAGTTGGAGACTGTCAACTTGACGGAATGGCTTGCGGTCGATCACGAGAAGCTGCTCGGGCAGATCGTTCGAGAGCATGGACTGGAGCCTGAGTTAGAGGCGATCATGTCTCCTCTTGCCCGTCTGGGCGAAAGGAAGATGATGACCGTTATCCCGGCGGTTGCGGCAGGGTGGCTCGATCTGATGGAGCGTGTCTCCGCTCAGGACCGAGCGAGAATTTTCGGCGAACTGGCCGGACACCGGTCAGACAGCGTTCGCTGCTGGGCCGCTTATGTCATCGGCCTCGATCAGCGGCTCCGCCTTGAGGACAAGCTGGCGGGCATCCGCCCGTTCGCCGCGGATTCCCACTTCGGCGTGCGGGAGATCGCGTGGATGGCTGTGCGGGAGCCGATCGCTCGTGAATTGCAGGCGGCCATTGGTCTGCTGGGCGATTGGGCGCAGGACGCGGATGCGAACGTCCGCCGATTCGCCATTGAAGCGACGCGTCCCCGCGGGGTGTGGGCGAAGCATATTGCCGCATTGAAGCAGGATCCCGCCCTTGGGCTGCCGCTGCTTGAAGCCGTGAAGTCCGACCCGGTCAAGTATGTGCAGGATTCCGTCGGGAACTGGCTGAACGACGCTGCCAAGACGAATCCGGAATGGGTGCTTCGACTGTGCGATGACTGGCTCGAGGCTTCAGATACGAAGGCGACGCGGCGTATTGCCGCCAGGGCAACAAGGAGTATAACGAAGGGCCGGACCTAG